A window of Onychostoma macrolepis isolate SWU-2019 chromosome 01, ASM1243209v1, whole genome shotgun sequence contains these coding sequences:
- the LOC131546918 gene encoding endonuclease domain-containing 1 protein-like isoform X2 — protein sequence MLLLLMLSLLSGGSARVVQDFESGCAYKFEGLMGCTRRDTWYIEPQIDDNNGGPNMEFSTALNIHIRGDRQALSKDYENSGYDRGHLAPVYLANSQSCAEATFTLTNAAPQTKCFNRVFWWEEEESLGKHLGKCHLNVYIVTGVVPGTNYINSRVNVPSHFWTAYCCLDQNNKCSDSGGVIGTNVNDSIIRKMSVVDLEAELRKLYGRAFQVFQYK from the exons atgctgctgctgctgatgctGTCTCTTCTCTCCGGTGGTTCGGCCAGAGTTGTGCAGGATTTTGAGAGTGGCTGTG CCTACAAGTTTGAAGGGTTAATGGGCTGCACAAGACGAGACACGTGGTACATTGAACCTCAA attgatgataataatggaGGACCAAACATGGAATTTTCGACGGCTCTAAATATACATATACGTGGAGACCGTCAAGCTCTCAGTAAAGATTATGAGAACTCTGGCTATGACAGAGGTCATCTGGCACCAGTCTACCTGGCAAACTCACAGAGCTGTGCTGAAGCCACCTTCACTCTCACCAATGCTGCTCCACAGACCAAATGTTTTAACAGAGTTTTTTGGTGGGAGGAAGAAGAATCACTAGGAAAACACCTgggaaaatgtcatttaaatgtttacattgtGACAGGGGTGGTACCAGGCACTAATTACATAAACAGTAGAGTGAACGTGCCTAGTCATTTCTGGACTGCTTACTGCTGCTTGGACCAGAATAACAAATGTTCAGACTCAGGAGGAGTTATTGGAACCAATGTAAATGACTCCATTATTAGGAAAATGAGTGTGGTTGATTTAGAGGCAGAGTTAAGAAAACTTTATGGAAGAGCATTTCAGGTGTTTCAatacaaataa
- the LOC131546918 gene encoding endonuclease domain-containing 1 protein-like isoform X1, with protein sequence MLLLLMLSLLSGGSARVVQDFESGCGKFLANGKSPTRFPDPQYRQICQTLNNKVYYATFYDTHNKIPVYSAYKFEGLMGCTRRDTWYIEPQIDDNNGGPNMEFSTALNIHIRGDRQALSKDYENSGYDRGHLAPVYLANSQSCAEATFTLTNAAPQTKCFNRVFWWEEEESLGKHLGKCHLNVYIVTGVVPGTNYINSRVNVPSHFWTAYCCLDQNNKCSDSGGVIGTNVNDSIIRKMSVVDLEAELRKLYGRAFQVFQYK encoded by the exons atgctgctgctgctgatgctGTCTCTTCTCTCCGGTGGTTCGGCCAGAGTTGTGCAGGATTTTGAGAGTGGCTGTGGTAAATTTTTGGCAAATGGAAAATCACCTACAAGATTTCCTGATCCACAATACAGGCAGATCTGCCAAACTCtaaataataaagtttattatGCCACATTCTATGACACTCACAACAAGATCCCTGTGTACTCAGCCTACAAGTTTGAAGGGTTAATGGGCTGCACAAGACGAGACACGTGGTACATTGAACCTCAA attgatgataataatggaGGACCAAACATGGAATTTTCGACGGCTCTAAATATACATATACGTGGAGACCGTCAAGCTCTCAGTAAAGATTATGAGAACTCTGGCTATGACAGAGGTCATCTGGCACCAGTCTACCTGGCAAACTCACAGAGCTGTGCTGAAGCCACCTTCACTCTCACCAATGCTGCTCCACAGACCAAATGTTTTAACAGAGTTTTTTGGTGGGAGGAAGAAGAATCACTAGGAAAACACCTgggaaaatgtcatttaaatgtttacattgtGACAGGGGTGGTACCAGGCACTAATTACATAAACAGTAGAGTGAACGTGCCTAGTCATTTCTGGACTGCTTACTGCTGCTTGGACCAGAATAACAAATGTTCAGACTCAGGAGGAGTTATTGGAACCAATGTAAATGACTCCATTATTAGGAAAATGAGTGTGGTTGATTTAGAGGCAGAGTTAAGAAAACTTTATGGAAGAGCATTTCAGGTGTTTCAatacaaataa
- the slc29a4b gene encoding equilibrative nucleoside transporter 4: MYSEEWSRNRQGREKSVITNFSFSQLPDEKTGRIKPHSAQDSEESIPDDRYHGIYFAMLLAGVGFLLPYNSFITDVDYLHRKFTGTSIVFDMSLTYILVALSAVIVNNALVERLSLNTRICVGYLFALGPLVFMSVFDVWLELFDTQQSYALTLAAIAIVAFGCTVQQSSFYGYTGMLPKRYTQGVMTGESTAGVIVSLSRIFTKLLVEDEKNNTIIFFLFSVSIETLCFLLHVVVRRTDFVRYHTDRARHSWLKGQINNVMTKKHSGYQIHYDSSAEEEDGVASSTVDESDAVNLGSGSHGDGIYVRFDVPKPDTKRSWMSVKELLGRRCAVARVIWPYMLSILVTYFITLCLFPGLESELRNDTLGEWLPILTMALFNMADFVGKILAACPYEWGSVQLLVCSCLRVLFLPLFVMCVSPVQRPLLAHPAWPCCLSLMLGISNGYLGSVPMIHAAGKVPLQQREIAGNTMTVSYMAGLMLGSAVSYSTYSLTSQAHSTLTLKLNNTLTLQGYIPGH, translated from the exons ATGTACTCCGAGGAGTGGAGCAGGAATCGGCAGGGTAGAGAGAAGTCTGTGATCACGAATTTCAGCTTTAGTCAGCTGCCAGACGAGAAGACGGGTAGGATAAAACCTCACAGTGCTCAGG ACTCAGAGGAATCCATTCCTGATGATCGCTACCATGGCATCTACTTTGCCATGCTGTTGGCTGGTGTCGGCTTTCTGCTGCCATACAATAGTTTCATCACCGATGTGGACTACCTTCACCGCAAATTCACAG GCACCTCTATTGTGTTCGACATGAGTTTGACATATATTCTGGTGGCTCTCAGTGCTGTCATTGTGAACAACGCACTCGTGGAGAGACTGAGCTTAAACACTCGCATCTGTGTGG GATATCTATTTGCATTGGGACCTTTGGTGTTTATGAGTGTATTTGATGTCTGGCTGGAGCTGTTTGACACTCAGCAGTCCTATGCCCTTACTCTGGCTGCAATTGCCATTGTTGCATTTGGATGCACAG TGCAGCAGTCCAGTTTCTATGGTTACACTGGGATGCTGCCCAAGAGGTACACACAGGGCGTGATGACTGGAGAGA GCACTGCAGGAGTTATTGTCTCTCTGAGTCGCATTTTTACAAAGCTGCTGGTGGAAGACGAGAAGAACAACACCATCATCTTCTTCCTGTTCTCTGTCTCAATAGAGACGCTCTGTTTTCTGTTGCACGTGGTGGTTCGACGGACAGATTTTGTCCGTTATCACACCGACAGAGCTCGCCACAGCTGGCTCAAAGGACAGATTAATAATGTTATGACAAAAAAGCACAGTGGCTATCAGATACATTATGACAGCAGCGCAGAGGAAGAG GATGGAGTGGCGTCAAGCACAGTTGACGAATCTGATGCAGTTAATCTGGGTAGCGGTTCCCATGGAGACGGAATATACGTCAGATTTGATGTGCCCAAACCAGACACCAAAAGGAGTTGGATGAGCGTGAAGG AGCTGCTGGGTCGAAGATGTGCTGTTGCCCGGGTGATCTGGCCCTATATGCTCTCAATTTTGGTGACATATTTCATCACCCTGTGTCTGTTCCCTGGTTTGGAGTCAGAGTTACGCAACGATACACTGGGAGAATGGCTGCCTATTCTCACCATGGCTCTGTTCAACATGGCAGACTTTGTGGGCAAG ATCTTGGCAGCGTGTCCGTATGAGTGGGGTAGTGTGCAGCTGCTGGTTTGTTCGTGTTTGCGTGTTCTCTTCCTGCCCCTGTTTGTGATGTGCGTGTCACCCGTGCAGCGCCCCCTGCTGGCGCACCCAGCCTGGCCCTGCTGCCTGTCCTTGATGCTGGGAATCAGCAACGGATACCTTGGCTCTGTACCAATGATACACGCGGCCGGCAAGGTGCCACTTCAGCAGCGAGAAATAGCAG gGAACACCATGACTGTATCATATATGGCGGGACTGATGCTCGGCTCTGCAGTGTCTTACTCAACATACAGCCTGACCTCACAGGCACATTCGACTCTCACGCTGAAACTCAACAACACACTCACATTACAGGGCTATATCCCTGGCCACTga